The following proteins are encoded in a genomic region of Aliiroseovarius sp. F47248L:
- a CDS encoding DsbA family oxidoreductase — MIRLDIFSDPICPWCYIGKSRLDHALEARPDHPFKIEWHPFQLNPDMPEDGMDRRAYLEAKFGGQEGAVKAYLPVATEAEASGLKINLEGIKRTPNTLNAHRLIHWAGIEFKQNAVVDRLFRAYFIEGIDIGDQSQLARIATSVGMDGDVVTRLLKTDADAEDIQARDMDARRKGVQSVPTFVVANQHVVPGAQPTELWTQVIDDLIAQLAARSTEGPAH, encoded by the coding sequence ATGATCCGCCTCGACATCTTTTCCGACCCGATCTGCCCCTGGTGCTATATCGGAAAGTCCCGCCTTGATCACGCACTGGAAGCGCGGCCTGACCATCCGTTCAAGATCGAATGGCATCCCTTTCAACTGAACCCGGATATGCCCGAGGACGGCATGGACCGTCGTGCGTATCTTGAAGCAAAATTCGGCGGGCAAGAAGGCGCGGTAAAAGCCTATCTGCCAGTGGCGACCGAAGCTGAAGCCTCGGGCCTTAAGATCAATCTTGAGGGTATCAAGCGCACCCCGAACACCCTGAACGCTCATCGCTTGATCCATTGGGCGGGGATCGAGTTCAAGCAGAACGCCGTCGTAGACCGCCTGTTCCGCGCCTATTTCATCGAAGGTATCGATATCGGCGACCAATCGCAGCTTGCTCGCATAGCGACTTCGGTCGGGATGGATGGTGACGTCGTGACACGCCTTCTGAAGACGGACGCCGATGCCGAGGATATTCAGGCGCGCGATATGGATGCCCGGCGAAAGGGCGTTCAGTCCGTGCCGACCTTCGTCGTGGCCAACCAACATGTGGTTCCGGGCGCGCAACCGACCGAACTTTGGACACAGGTGATTGATGACCTGATCGCACAGCTGGCCGCCAGATCGACCGAAGGTCCGGCGCATTGA
- a CDS encoding XRE family transcriptional regulator, which produces MIKPEQPSLIRLARENGDEPPDPSPLDLGARVRDLRKSRGWTLEQAARQAGLARSTLSKIENGQMSPTYEALKKLAVGLEISVPQLFTAPKAAQVSGRMAVTKTGEGAAHATTTYEHELLAGALTKKTMLPYRARVRARSFDEFDGWVRHDGEEFLYVLTGAIRLITEFYEPVEMKRGDSAYYDASMGHNVVSTSAEDATILWVTSLV; this is translated from the coding sequence ATGATAAAGCCTGAACAACCCAGTCTGATCCGTCTGGCCCGTGAGAACGGGGACGAGCCTCCCGATCCCAGCCCGTTGGACCTTGGCGCTCGGGTGCGGGACCTGCGTAAATCGCGCGGCTGGACGTTGGAGCAGGCGGCGCGTCAGGCGGGTCTTGCACGGTCGACCCTGTCAAAGATCGAAAACGGACAGATGTCGCCCACCTATGAGGCGTTGAAGAAACTGGCTGTCGGACTGGAAATCTCGGTGCCACAACTGTTCACCGCGCCAAAGGCCGCACAAGTGTCGGGCCGCATGGCTGTGACCAAAACGGGCGAAGGGGCGGCGCACGCAACCACCACCTATGAACACGAATTGCTGGCCGGTGCGCTGACCAAGAAAACGATGTTGCCTTATCGCGCACGGGTGCGGGCGCGATCATTCGACGAGTTCGACGGCTGGGTGCGTCATGACGGCGAGGAGTTCCTTTATGTCCTGACCGGCGCGATCCGTCTGATCACCGAGTTTTATGAACCGGTCGAGATGAAGCGCGGCGACAGCGCCTATTACGACGCGTCCATGGGGCATAATGTGGTGTCAACCAGTGCCGAGGACGCAACGATCCTGTGGGTGACGTCACTGGTGTGA
- the arsB gene encoding ACR3 family arsenite efflux transporter, whose product MGLFERYLSLWVALCILAGVVMGNTAPSLFALIAGGEIASVNLVVAVLIWIMIYPMMVQVDFASIKDIGRRPKGLVLTLVINWLIKPFTMAALGWLFFRVLFAGLVDPDTASEYIAGMILLGVAPCTAMVFVWSQLTKGDPAYTLVQVSVNDVIMIFAFAPIAAFLLGISDVTVPWQTLLLSVVLYVVLPLAAGIWTRHRLMQSGEAQVEAFLSHLKPWSVIGLLATVVLLFGFQAQTILAQPLAIVLIAIPLLIQTYGIFAIAYGAARAMKLPHNIAAPACMIGTSNFFELAVAVAISLFGLNSGAALATVVGVLVEVPVMLSLVAIANRTRHWFPR is encoded by the coding sequence ATGGGCTTGTTTGAGCGGTATCTGTCGCTTTGGGTGGCGCTGTGCATCCTGGCGGGCGTTGTGATGGGAAACACGGCCCCCAGCCTGTTCGCGCTGATCGCCGGGGGCGAGATCGCCAGCGTCAACCTGGTGGTCGCGGTGCTGATCTGGATCATGATCTATCCGATGATGGTTCAGGTTGATTTCGCCTCGATCAAGGATATCGGGCGCCGTCCAAAGGGGCTGGTGCTGACGCTGGTGATCAACTGGCTGATCAAGCCCTTCACCATGGCCGCGCTGGGTTGGCTGTTCTTCCGGGTGCTCTTTGCCGGGCTGGTCGACCCGGATACCGCCAGCGAGTATATCGCGGGCATGATCCTGCTTGGTGTCGCCCCCTGCACCGCCATGGTCTTTGTCTGGAGCCAACTGACCAAGGGCGATCCGGCCTATACGCTGGTGCAGGTCAGCGTGAATGACGTGATCATGATCTTTGCCTTTGCCCCGATTGCTGCGTTTCTTCTTGGGATCAGCGACGTGACGGTGCCGTGGCAAACGTTACTTCTGTCGGTCGTGCTTTACGTGGTGTTGCCCCTTGCCGCCGGGATCTGGACCCGCCATCGCCTGATGCAATCGGGCGAGGCACAGGTAGAGGCATTCCTTTCCCACCTGAAACCCTGGTCCGTCATCGGCCTTCTGGCCACCGTGGTGCTTCTGTTCGGCTTTCAGGCGCAAACCATTCTGGCCCAACCGCTGGCCATCGTCTTGATCGCCATCCCGCTACTGATCCAGACCTACGGTATTTTTGCCATCGCCTATGGTGCCGCGCGCGCAATGAAACTGCCCCACAACATTGCGGCCCCGGCCTGCATGATCGGCACGTCGAACTTCTTTGAACTGGCCGTTGCAGTCGCCATTTCGCTGTTCGGCCTGAATTCTGGCGCGGCGCTGGCAACCGTGGTCGGCGTGCTGGTCGAGGTACCGGTGATGCTTTCGCTCGTCGCGATTGCAAACCGGACCCGGCATTGGTTCCCGAGGTGA
- a CDS encoding class I adenylate-forming enzyme family protein: MLSEFHPTTPLPSPPQAFNMARYVLTHAADMGDKIALSVVTPDGTGETHWTYKQLNRAVRGVAGGLLAQGLSPGDRVLLRLGNTVDFPLAFLGAIAAGLVPVPTSSQLTQAEITKMAAMITPRLIIADDGIALPSKSDAPVLEVDALHQLANHTPAPFHMGDPERPGYVVFTSGTSGKARAVVHAHRAIWARQMMWDGWYGITRDDRSMHAGAFNWTYTLGTGLMDPWSVGATALIPAAGTSSDQLGPLLARENATIFAAAPGVYRQMLRAPLPALPALRHGLSAGEKLPATTRANWVETSRTPIHEAYGMSECSTFISGAPNHPAPDGTLGYPQPGRHIAVLDTDGQIMPRDTPGIMAVHRSDPGLMLGYLGADKDTKSRYSGDWFLTGDTVSMAKDGAITFEGRSDDIMNAGGFRVSPIEVEAAMALHPGIHEAACAEVAVKDDATIIACFYTPEIDPIPEDTLSTHAHSQLAHYKCPRLFIPLDNLPRGANNKLLRATLRAQFEAGLLTQL; this comes from the coding sequence ATGCTGTCCGAGTTTCACCCCACCACCCCACTGCCGTCGCCGCCTCAAGCTTTCAACATGGCGCGCTATGTGCTGACTCATGCCGCGGATATGGGTGACAAGATCGCTCTGTCAGTGGTGACACCAGACGGGACAGGCGAGACGCATTGGACGTACAAGCAACTGAATCGCGCAGTTCGGGGTGTGGCTGGCGGGTTGTTGGCGCAAGGGTTGTCGCCCGGCGACAGAGTGCTTTTGCGGCTGGGCAACACAGTGGATTTTCCGCTGGCTTTTCTGGGCGCGATTGCTGCCGGGCTGGTGCCGGTGCCGACCTCGTCTCAGTTGACGCAGGCAGAAATCACCAAGATGGCAGCAATGATCACGCCCAGGCTGATAATCGCTGATGACGGGATTGCCTTACCGTCAAAATCAGATGCACCGGTGCTGGAAGTGGATGCACTGCACCAGTTGGCCAACCACACGCCCGCACCGTTTCACATGGGCGATCCTGAGCGTCCGGGTTATGTCGTGTTCACGTCGGGCACATCCGGCAAGGCGCGCGCGGTTGTGCATGCTCATCGTGCCATCTGGGCGCGGCAAATGATGTGGGACGGCTGGTATGGGATAACGCGTGATGATCGTTCGATGCATGCGGGCGCGTTCAACTGGACCTACACGCTGGGCACCGGACTGATGGACCCTTGGTCGGTGGGCGCAACGGCTTTGATCCCGGCGGCAGGCACATCCTCTGATCAGCTCGGTCCATTGCTGGCACGCGAAAACGCGACGATCTTTGCCGCTGCGCCCGGTGTCTATCGACAGATGCTGCGCGCGCCATTGCCTGCCCTGCCCGCCTTGCGTCATGGCTTGTCTGCGGGTGAAAAGCTGCCCGCGACCACGCGCGCCAATTGGGTCGAGACGTCCCGGACCCCGATCCATGAAGCCTATGGCATGTCGGAATGTTCGACCTTTATCTCGGGCGCGCCCAACCACCCTGCCCCGGATGGCACGCTCGGCTATCCTCAGCCGGGACGGCACATCGCGGTGCTGGACACAGACGGTCAGATCATGCCACGCGACACACCCGGCATTATGGCTGTACATCGCAGCGATCCGGGTTTGATGCTGGGCTATCTTGGTGCCGATAAGGACACAAAAAGCCGATACAGCGGTGACTGGTTCCTTACAGGCGACACTGTTAGTATGGCGAAGGACGGGGCGATCACTTTTGAAGGGCGGTCGGATGACATCATGAACGCGGGTGGCTTCCGGGTCTCTCCGATCGAAGTCGAAGCCGCCATGGCTTTACATCCCGGCATACACGAAGCCGCCTGTGCCGAGGTGGCGGTGAAAGACGATGCCACGATCATTGCGTGTTTCTATACGCCTGAAATCGATCCGATCCCTGAAGACACGCTTTCAACCCATGCCCACTCGCAGTTAGCGCATTACAAATGCCCTCGGTTGTTCATTCCACTCGACAATCTGCCACGCGGGGCCAACAACAAGCTTTTGCGCGCCACCCTGCGCGCACAGTTTGAGGCCGGGTTGCTCACCCAACTGTGA
- a CDS encoding multidrug effflux MFS transporter — protein MITRFISQHVSPQTPLRLREYVLLIAALFSMVAFSIDSILPALPEIGSQLVPDDINKAQLLISAFVIGAGFGQLVFGPLSDSMGRRFSLSMGMLLYMLAAFAAFWAQTLEAILFWRFVQGLGAAGPRTCGMAMTRDLYEGRQMARVNSMAFGFFVFVPAVAPMIGQWIVLGFGWRQMFTAYILLAAAILTWFLLRQPETLPPERRRPLSLRPTLSAFKVVLQTRVTLIYMAIITLAFGQLMSFISSAQQIFVDVLGAGTNFPYYFALVTVFSAFSGFLNAQLVVRLGMRRLALAGFATQTVLASLTLLAWWYLDPQGAFALWLFCGWATTLFFLNGLSFGNLNALAIQPLGHVAGTASAVIGAVPTVAAIAIAAPVGLAFNNTPFPLLIGVTICSALAWALMQLDRGNMN, from the coding sequence TTGATCACCCGTTTCATTTCCCAGCATGTTTCGCCTCAGACGCCCTTGCGGTTGCGCGAATATGTGCTGTTGATCGCGGCACTGTTTTCGATGGTCGCGTTTTCCATCGACTCCATTTTGCCCGCATTGCCGGAAATCGGCAGCCAGTTGGTGCCCGATGATATCAACAAGGCGCAGCTTCTGATCAGCGCCTTTGTGATCGGCGCGGGGTTTGGCCAGCTAGTCTTTGGCCCTTTGTCCGACAGCATGGGGCGGCGGTTTTCCCTGTCGATGGGCATGTTGCTTTACATGCTGGCCGCCTTCGCCGCTTTTTGGGCGCAAACGCTAGAGGCCATTCTGTTCTGGCGGTTCGTGCAAGGATTGGGTGCTGCCGGGCCGCGCACCTGCGGCATGGCGATGACCCGCGACCTTTACGAAGGGCGGCAAATGGCGCGGGTGAATTCAATGGCGTTTGGGTTTTTCGTCTTCGTGCCCGCCGTTGCCCCGATGATCGGACAGTGGATTGTGCTGGGCTTTGGCTGGCGGCAGATGTTCACCGCTTACATCTTGCTGGCCGCAGCGATCCTGACTTGGTTTTTACTGCGCCAGCCCGAAACCCTGCCACCAGAGCGTCGGCGGCCCCTGTCGCTGCGCCCCACACTGTCGGCGTTCAAGGTGGTTTTGCAAACACGTGTGACACTGATCTATATGGCGATCATCACGCTGGCATTCGGTCAGCTGATGTCGTTCATCAGTTCGGCCCAGCAGATATTTGTCGACGTATTGGGAGCTGGTACAAACTTCCCTTATTATTTCGCGTTGGTGACGGTTTTTTCCGCCTTCTCTGGGTTCTTAAATGCCCAGCTTGTCGTACGCTTGGGAATGCGTCGGCTGGCGCTGGCGGGGTTTGCGACGCAGACGGTTCTGGCTTCACTGACGCTCCTTGCATGGTGGTATTTGGACCCGCAAGGCGCGTTTGCGCTGTGGCTGTTCTGCGGCTGGGCGACAACACTTTTCTTCTTGAACGGGCTGAGTTTCGGTAATCTGAACGCGCTGGCCATTCAGCCCTTGGGCCATGTGGCGGGCACCGCAAGCGCCGTGATCGGGGCCGTGCCCACCGTCGCCGCCATCGCCATTGCTGCCCCTGTTGGGCTGGCCTTCAACAACACACCCTTTCCACTTTTGATCGGAGTCACGATCTGTTCGGCGCTGGCATGGGCGCTGATGCAGTTGGACCGGGGAAACATGAACTAA
- a CDS encoding extracellular solute-binding protein: protein MYGDPVLPPDFVSLPHVNADAPKGGKIIFAEAGSYDSLHPAIRKGSAPWQLRFMLFESLMGRSYDEPFTLYGLLAESVETNDERTWVEYTLREGTQFSDGSPLTIEDVMWSYEVLGTLGHPRYHGAWQKVETMEQTGPRSVRFTFNTEDRELPLILGMRPILKKAQWEGKDFEASGIDVIPIGSSPYVIGDFEPGRYLTLKRNPDYWGKDVPFMKGQANLDEIRFDYYGDGDVTFEAFKAGEATTHRETNLQKWATQFDFPAVQSGDIVLSDIPHQRPTGIMGYVMNTRRPAFADIRVRDAMIHAFNFEFINQSLNAGAKKRILSYFHNSVLGMEPGKPAEGLVRDILMQYDDLPDGAVEGYALPVSDGSARNRDGLRRAMDLMEEAGWTVQDGEMKNADGQTFTFEILLNSGSSENRQEIDMFASALERLGITPTITSIDSAQYKERTNAFDFDMAYYWRGLSLSPGNEQKLYWGSESADKEGTRNWMGVKSAAIDGLIDSMLNAKGQDDFRAATKALDRVLTAGRYVIPLGYTELSHIAHVKELKYPERVPMYGDYLGFQPEIWWYEE, encoded by the coding sequence ATGTATGGCGACCCTGTCCTTCCACCGGATTTTGTGTCTCTGCCCCATGTGAACGCCGATGCGCCCAAGGGCGGCAAGATCATTTTTGCCGAAGCCGGAAGCTATGATTCGCTGCATCCGGCGATCCGTAAAGGCAGCGCGCCGTGGCAATTGCGCTTTATGCTCTTTGAAAGCCTTATGGGCCGCAGTTACGACGAGCCGTTCACGCTTTATGGCCTTCTGGCCGAATCGGTCGAGACAAATGACGAACGCACTTGGGTTGAATACACTCTGCGCGAAGGCACCCAGTTTTCCGACGGAAGCCCCCTGACCATCGAAGATGTGATGTGGTCTTACGAGGTGCTCGGCACGCTTGGCCATCCCCGATATCATGGGGCGTGGCAGAAGGTCGAAACGATGGAGCAGACCGGTCCGCGGTCGGTCAGGTTCACCTTCAACACCGAGGATCGCGAATTGCCACTGATTCTCGGGATGCGACCTATTCTGAAAAAGGCGCAGTGGGAGGGAAAGGACTTCGAAGCCTCCGGCATTGATGTGATCCCGATCGGATCATCGCCTTACGTGATCGGCGATTTCGAACCCGGCCGCTATTTGACCCTGAAACGGAACCCCGACTATTGGGGCAAGGATGTGCCCTTCATGAAGGGGCAAGCCAATCTGGACGAGATCCGGTTCGACTACTACGGTGACGGCGACGTGACCTTCGAGGCGTTCAAGGCTGGCGAAGCCACCACCCACCGTGAAACCAACCTTCAGAAATGGGCGACCCAGTTCGATTTTCCCGCCGTCCAGTCGGGTGATATCGTCCTGTCCGACATCCCCCACCAGCGGCCCACCGGCATCATGGGATATGTGATGAACACCCGCCGTCCGGCGTTTGCCGATATCCGGGTGCGGGATGCGATGATCCACGCGTTCAATTTCGAGTTCATCAATCAAAGCCTGAACGCCGGGGCCAAGAAACGCATCCTGTCTTATTTCCACAACTCGGTATTGGGTATGGAACCCGGCAAACCGGCCGAAGGTCTCGTGCGCGATATACTCATGCAATATGATGATCTGCCCGACGGCGCGGTTGAAGGATACGCCCTACCCGTTTCCGACGGGTCGGCCCGCAACCGAGACGGGTTGCGCCGCGCGATGGACTTGATGGAAGAAGCTGGCTGGACCGTTCAGGACGGCGAAATGAAAAACGCGGATGGCCAGACGTTTACATTCGAAATTTTGCTGAACAGCGGATCATCCGAAAACCGGCAAGAGATCGACATGTTTGCCAGTGCGTTGGAGCGCCTTGGCATCACGCCCACGATCACCTCGATCGACAGTGCGCAGTACAAGGAACGGACCAATGCGTTCGATTTCGACATGGCCTATTACTGGCGCGGCCTGTCGCTCAGTCCCGGTAACGAACAAAAGCTCTATTGGGGATCGGAAAGCGCAGATAAGGAAGGCACCCGCAACTGGATGGGTGTCAAAAGCGCCGCCATTGACGGTCTAATAGACTCCATGCTGAACGCCAAGGGTCAGGACGATTTTCGCGCCGCCACCAAGGCGCTGGACCGCGTGTTGACTGCGGGGCGTTACGTCATCCCACTGGGCTATACCGAGTTGTCACACATCGCCCATGTAAAAGAGCTGAAATACCCCGAGCGCGTGCCGATGTATGGCGACTATCTTGGCTTCCAGCCTGAAATTTGGTGGTACGAAGAATAG
- a CDS encoding 3-hydroxybutyrate dehydrogenase, producing MAITTSLDGKTAVITGSNSGIGLGIAREMARAGADVVLNSFTDNDEDHALAADIANEFGVTARYIQADMSKGDQCRALIEKAGRCDILINNAGIQHVAPVDEFPTEKWDAIIAINLTSAFHTTAAALPIMRKAGWGRVINIASAHGLTASPYKSAYIAAKHGIVGLTKTVGLETAEDPITSNAICPGYVLTPLVEAQIPDQMKTHNMGRDEVVRDVMLARQPSKEFATVEQMGGTAVFLCSDAAAQITGTTISVDGGWTAL from the coding sequence ATGGCCATCACAACATCGCTGGACGGCAAGACCGCTGTTATCACCGGATCAAATTCGGGCATCGGGCTGGGGATTGCGCGCGAGATGGCACGGGCGGGGGCGGATGTTGTTCTTAACTCGTTCACGGACAACGACGAAGACCATGCGCTGGCCGCCGATATTGCCAATGAATTTGGCGTCACCGCGCGCTATATACAGGCGGATATGTCGAAAGGTGATCAATGCCGCGCGTTGATCGAAAAAGCTGGGCGGTGCGATATCCTGATTAACAATGCAGGCATTCAGCACGTCGCCCCCGTTGACGAATTTCCGACCGAGAAATGGGATGCCATCATCGCAATCAACCTGACTTCGGCATTTCACACTACCGCTGCAGCTCTGCCGATAATGCGCAAAGCCGGGTGGGGGCGTGTGATCAACATCGCTTCGGCACATGGATTGACGGCGTCACCCTATAAATCCGCCTATATCGCGGCCAAGCACGGAATTGTCGGTCTGACCAAGACGGTCGGGTTGGAAACTGCCGAGGATCCGATCACCAGCAATGCGATATGTCCCGGTTATGTGTTGACCCCGCTGGTCGAGGCGCAAATCCCCGATCAGATGAAGACTCACAATATGGGCCGGGACGAGGTCGTGCGCGATGTCATGCTGGCCCGCCAGCCATCGAAAGAGTTTGCAACGGTCGAACAGATGGGCGGTACGGCGGTCTTCCTGTGTTCGGATGCTGCAGCACAGATCACCGGCACCACTATCTCGGTCGATGGCGGCTGGACAGCACTGTAA